The genome window AAGTAGTCTGGCGCTGCCGCAACTGCGGCTATCTCCACACCGCCGCCGGGGCGCCCGATCTGTGCCCCGCCTGCGCCCACCCCAAGGCACACTTCGAACTGCTCGGGGAAAACTGGTAGCAGCGCCACCGTTTCAGCACCGGGGCGCGTCCCGCAGTGGGACGCGCCTTTTTATTCAAGGCACCGCACATGCTTGGCTTTCCATTCCGGACAACCATCCTGTGCCCCGCCCTTGATGTGAAACCGCCATCCAAGGCAGGGAGGCTGCCCTGCGGCAACAAAAAACTAATTTACACTGGATATACTAAACAAATAAAATAGACTTCCCATCAACACCGCCCCACCAACATTGCACCCCGGTGACCAAATGAACACAGCCCCCCCGTCACGTGATTTAATCGATCTGGATATCCTTACGACAATTGTGGAATGCATGCCGGCGGCCGCTGTTTTGATCGAGGACGAACGGGTGTTCTGTAATCGCGGGACAGAAGTCCTCACCGGCTATCGGCGAGACGAGCTCCCATCCCTTGAGGTGTGGTTCCGCACCCTGTTCGGCTCAGAGCACGAAAGGGCCCGGGTCCTGTTCGACGCTGACCGGGCAGCCGGATTCCCGGCAGTGCGGCGGGAAATCATAACCAGGAAGGACGGGAGCCGACGACTGGTCGAGGTCGCCGGCTCGGCCTGCGGCCAGGTGATCTGTTATCTGCACGACATCACCGACCTCATGGACGTCCGGCTGCAGTTACAGGAGTACGCGGAGCGCTACCGGATCATGAAGAGCACGTCCATGGACGGCTTCTGGGTCGTGGACCTTCACGGCAGTATCGTGGAAGTCAACGACGCATGCTGCCGCATCCTGGGGTACAGCCGGGAAGAATTGCTGGCCATGTCCATCCACGACATCGATGCCACCGAGAGCGTGGAGGAAACGCAGGAGCATATCCGGAACATCATCGAACAAGGCTCCGAGCGCTTCGAAGTCCGCCACCGCCGCAAAGACGGCGCGGTCATCGACGTTGAGGTCAGCACGACGTTTCAACCCGCTTCGCGCTGTTTCCACGCCTTTATCCGGGACATCAGCGAACGCAGGCAGACCGAAGAGGCTCTCCGGAAAAGCGAGGAGCGATTCCGACTTGCCATGGAGGCAACCTCCGACGGCATCTGGGACTGGAACATCGCGTCGGATAGCGGCTACTTCAGCCCATCCTACTACCGGATCCTCGGGTATGAGCCTGAGGACTTCCCCCCCTCCGCCCAAGCGTGGATCGAGCTCCTGCACCCGGAAGACCGGGAACGGGCCATCAGGATCAACATGGATTGTTTCGAGGGGAGAACCCAGTACTTCCAGGCCGAATTCCGCATGAAGGCCAAGGACGGCAGTTGGCGCTGGATTCTCGGCCGGGGATCGGCCGTGAACAGGGACGGCCGGGGAAAAGCCCTGCGCCTCATCGGCACCCACCAGGACATCACCGACCGCAAGCAGACAGAGGAAACCATCGGCAAGCTCAACCGGGAACTCGACAGACGCGTCATGGAGCGGACCGCCCAGTTGGAAGAGGCCATCCGGGAGCAGGAGGCCTTCAGCTATTCGGTTTCCCATGACCTGCGGGCGCCCCTGCGGCATATCAACAGCTACAGCACCCTGGTTATCGAGGACTACGACGATCAGATTCCGGTGGAGGCCCGTTACTACCTCGAGCGCATCTGCACGGCCAGCGGCAAGATGGGACAACTGATCGACGACCTGCTGGAGCTTTCGAGGGTCGGTCGGGTCGATTTGCGCAAAGACACCGTCAACCTGAGCAAAAAGGCGGCGGCGGTCGCATCGATGCTCCAGGAGGCCGAGCCCTACCGCGCCGTTGACTGGGTCATTGCGGGCGATCTCACGGCACAGGCCGACCGCACCCTGATCCGGCAGGTCCTGCTCAACCTGATGGGCAACGCCCTGAAGTACACCGCCAGAACTCCCCGGGCACGAATCGAGGTCGGCAGCACCGCCGCCGATGGGGAGACGATCTTCTTTGTCAGGGACAACGGCGCCGGCTTCGACATGGCCTACGGGAACAAGCTGTTCCGCCCCTTCCAGCGGTTGCACGGCGGCGAGTTCCCCGGCACCGGCATCGGCCTGGCAACGGTCCAGCGGATCATCAAGCGGCATGGCGGCCGGGTCTGGGCCGAGGGCGAAGTCAACGGCGGGGCGACCTTCTACTTCACCCTGCCCGAGGACTGAGGGTCCTCCCCACTGCCTAATTGATCAACAATCTTATCGAAAACGTCGTCATCACCACATTCGGCGATCTGTTCCTTCCGGAGAGGCAACATATCGTGCCGCCTGGTGAAACGAGCAACTGACGGATCGACCGGAGTGGCTTCAATAGCAGCATAGGAACCAGCACCCCACAGCGCCTTGGCGCGCAGTCGTAAGCGTTGCAGCCCGGCCAGGAAATCGTAGCGATATTCCACGTCACATGCCCTTTGGCTGTCGATACGCTGGCAGCTCCGCTTCAATGATCGAGTGCAAGACTCCCGGCTTCTTTTCTATTCTCAAAGACATGGCGCCAAACCTTTCCTTCACACACGCCACCACTATGCTGCAACCCGATAACAACGACAATTGCCACCATTACACTACATCGTCAAACCGCAAGACAAAATAGTTACGCAACGCCATTGCGGCACTCAGCCTATACTTCCCACAACCTCACAACCGCTGGGGCGCTGACGGCACTCCAACTTTTCAAGAAAAGGGGCGCCCATCGGGTGCCCCCTCACCAGCATCCGTTCCCGCCGTTACGCTTCGGCCAGCAGAATCGCCTCGGCAATCCGGCGCATGCTCTTGCGCTTGTCCATGGCCAGCTTCTGCATCTTGCGGAACGCTTCGGGCTCCGTGAGCCCCTGCTTCTGCATCAGGATCCCCTTGGCTTTTTCAACGATCTTCCGGTTTTCAAGGGCTTCCTTCAGATCCTCGATCTGCTCCTTGAGGAGTTCCACCGCTTCGGCATGGGCACAGGCCAGCTCGATGGCCGGCCAGAGATCCTGCTCCCGGAACGGCTTGGCCAGGAAGCCGCCGATGCCGCATTCCCTGGCCCGCGCGACCGTGTCTGCGTCATAGCAGGCCGTCAGCAGGATAATGGGCACCGTCAGGCTCTGCCGGATCTGGCGGGCCGCCGCGATGCCGTCTTTCTTCGGCATCGACACGTCGAGAATAATGACGTCGGGAAGTTTCGCCAATGCCATCCGAACGGCCTGCTCGCCATCCCCGCACTCCAGGATCTCATCGAAGCCAAGCTCAGTGAGCTTATTTTTTAAGCTCATCCTGATAATCGGCTCATCGTCGCATATAAGGATACTTCGCACTAAAATCACCACCTTATCTCGTTTTATCCATC of Geobacter anodireducens contains these proteins:
- a CDS encoding PAS domain-containing sensor histidine kinase, which translates into the protein MNTAPPSRDLIDLDILTTIVECMPAAAVLIEDERVFCNRGTEVLTGYRRDELPSLEVWFRTLFGSEHERARVLFDADRAAGFPAVRREIITRKDGSRRLVEVAGSACGQVICYLHDITDLMDVRLQLQEYAERYRIMKSTSMDGFWVVDLHGSIVEVNDACCRILGYSREELLAMSIHDIDATESVEETQEHIRNIIEQGSERFEVRHRRKDGAVIDVEVSTTFQPASRCFHAFIRDISERRQTEEALRKSEERFRLAMEATSDGIWDWNIASDSGYFSPSYYRILGYEPEDFPPSAQAWIELLHPEDRERAIRINMDCFEGRTQYFQAEFRMKAKDGSWRWILGRGSAVNRDGRGKALRLIGTHQDITDRKQTEETIGKLNRELDRRVMERTAQLEEAIREQEAFSYSVSHDLRAPLRHINSYSTLVIEDYDDQIPVEARYYLERICTASGKMGQLIDDLLELSRVGRVDLRKDTVNLSKKAAAVASMLQEAEPYRAVDWVIAGDLTAQADRTLIRQVLLNLMGNALKYTARTPRARIEVGSTAADGETIFFVRDNGAGFDMAYGNKLFRPFQRLHGGEFPGTGIGLATVQRIIKRHGGRVWAEGEVNGGATFYFTLPED
- a CDS encoding transcriptional regulator yields the protein MRSILICDDEPIIRMSLKNKLTELGFDEILECGDGEQAVRMALAKLPDVIILDVSMPKKDGIAAARQIRQSLTVPIILLTACYDADTVARARECGIGGFLAKPFREQDLWPAIELACAHAEAVELLKEQIEDLKEALENRKIVEKAKGILMQKQGLTEPEAFRKMQKLAMDKRKSMRRIAEAILLAEA